Sequence from the Microbacterium sp. 1.5R genome:
CGCGTATTGACGGAGGTGCACGGGGATGGTGATGCGGTTCTGACTGTCGGGCATCTCCGCACTCGCACCGGAGAGGAACAGGCGCATGAAGTCACGCGCCTGCTTGTTCGCGAGCGGCGCCTGGCGGATCCGCTCGTGCATCGTCTCGAACTCGGCCGTGCTGAAGACGTAGAGGCAGCGTTCCTGCCCTCGGGTGACGACGATGCCGCCACCGAGGTCTTCGCGGAACTTCGCAGGAAGGATGACCCGTCCTTTGTCGTCCAACTTCGGAGAATGCGTTCCCAGCAACATCAGCCATCACCCCCTCTCCGTCCGGCCAACTCGAGGTGCGCCCCACTTTACTCCACTTTCCTCCACAAACCTACGGTCAATCCCTGTCCAGACCGCTCCTGTGAGTGCGCGTACGACAAAGAGCCGCGGATTTCCGCGGCTCAAGGGCGGTGGAGGACGGTGGAGCGTGAGTGGAGGACGGAGCCCGGCATCACGACGCAGCCCCGGGCCGGCATACGGGTCCGAACGCACGAAGGCCCGGATGCTCA
This genomic interval carries:
- the mraZ gene encoding division/cell wall cluster transcriptional repressor MraZ; this translates as MLLGTHSPKLDDKGRVILPAKFREDLGGGIVVTRGQERCLYVFSTAEFETMHERIRQAPLANKQARDFMRLFLSGASAEMPDSQNRITIPVHLRQYAGLQKELIVTGVGAHAEIWDAESWNTYLAAGEETYADLEQEVIPGLF